CCCAGCCTCGTTCCGGCTCCCAACGGTAGTCCGGATCAGAGTACGTCCAAATACGGTATCTCTGCATTCGTTTACGCCAAAACCGCACCGACCCTGCTGATGAGCTATCACGAACTGATGTTCCTGAAAGCAGAAGCTCTGTGCCGTCTGAACCGTGATGCGGAAGACGCGCTGAAAGAAGCGGTAGTAGCCGGCTTGCTGAATGCGGAAAACAGCATAAGCATTGCCATCAAGGAGTTGGGAAGCGGTTTGAACACCAATTCCAGCGAAGTAATCACGGAAACGTCTGCCGGAAAGTATTTCGACGACGTAGTGAAAGCGAAATATGCAGCCAACCCATTGCAGGAAACAATGATTCAGAAGTACCTTGCCATGTGGGGTGCCTCCGGTGAAGCCACGGAGACGTACAACGATTTCCGTCGTATGAAGGGACTGAACGAAAACTTCATCACGCTGACCAACCCGAACAATTCCAGCAAATTCCCGCTGCGCTACCCATACGGAAACAGCGACACAGCTGCCAACCCGGAAGTGAAAGCCGCTTACGGCAACGGTGACTACGTATACTCCGAACCCGTTTGGTGGGCAGGCGGAAGCCGATAAAAATCGCTCTTAAAATCTCTCAAAGGAGAGACTTTACATAGAGTCGTTTCTGAACTCTAACAAATTAACGGAAACGAACAGAAATAGGCCGACCGTGAGGTCCGCCTATTTTACTTTTACAGCCTTCTGCCGAAAGTGTCGGGCAGAGGCATTCCAGACAATACACCCGGATTGATACAGTAATATCCGGATTGACATAGAAACGTCCGGACACAGCTGACGGGGATAATGTGGATTTTCATATAGTAAAAATCCATATTATCCCCGTCAGCTATTTGTTAATATCACAAATACAAAACAGGAAAAAACACCCGAATTGTTATACCGTTTTTCTACTCAGCGATACCGTTTTGCCGGATAAAGATCATGTTTGCCGGAGCAAGGACCGGTTTAACAAACAAAAAAGATCAGTCTACCGGACAAAAAAAGAGATCGGTTTACCAGACCAGTTCGGGGAAATACTTCGTCAGCGTATTGCGCAGAATCGACAGTGTGATCGGTTTCACCAGCACTTCGCTCGCTCCCGCGTTCATCGCATTCTCCTTGTCAGAGCTGAAAGCGTAGGCGGTCTGCATGATAATAGGGATTTCCTTGTTTTCTCCGCGGATGATTTTCGTAGCATCCAGTCCGTTCATCACAGGCATTTTGATGTCCATCAGGATCGCTTTGGCCTCGTTGCCGTATTCCTTGAACAGTGCCACGATTTCTTCGCCATTCTTGGCCCACTGTATATCACATTTCTTTCCGATGATTGCTTTGATCAGTTTGAAGTTGCTGTCGTCGTCCTCAGCCACTAAGATAAGAGGTCTGAATTCATTTGTTTGTCCGCCTTCCATATCGTTTCTATATTATTTTTAAAATTATTCTCTAAAATTACTTTTTAGTCAACATATTTCAGTTAATAATGCTTTTCAGCCCGCAAGTTATAAAAAAGATTGATATATTTCGCTATCTTTGCGCCTCAAATTATAAAGAATTGTATGATTTCGATAGACGGACTAGCCGTAGAGTTTAGCGGCACTACCCTATTTAGTGATATTTCTTTCGTTATTAATGAAAAAGACCGCATCGCCCTGATGGGAAAAAACGGAGCGGGAAAAAGTACCTTACTCAAGATTCTGGCAGGAGTCAGACAGCCTACCCGTGGCAAGGTTTCGGCCCCCAAGGATTGCGTAGTAGCCTATCTCCCACAGCATTTGATGACGGAAGACGGCAGAACCGTGTTTGCCGAAACGGCACAGGCTTTCGCGCATCTGCACGAGATGGAAGCACGGATCGACGCACTGAACAAGGAGCTGGAAACACGGACGGATTACGAAAGTGACAGTTACATGGCACTGATCGAGGAAGTGTCCGCCCTCAGCGAAAAATTTTACTCCATCGACGCAACCAATTACGAAGAGGATGTAGAGAAATCATTACTCGGACTCGGATTCACACGCGAAGATTTTCAACGTCAGACGAGCGACTTCAGCGGAGGCTGGCGCATGCGCATCGAGCTCGCCAAACTGCTGCTGCAAAAACCGGACGTACTCCTGCTTGACGAACCGACCAACCACCTCGACATCGAATCGATCCAATGGCTGGAAGATTTTCTGATCAATAACGGCAAAGCGGTCATCGTGATCAGCCACGACCGCAAATTCGTGGACAACATCACCACCCGCACCATTGAAGTAACGATGGGGCGCATCTACGACTATAAAGTAAACTACTCCCAATACCTGCAACTGCGCAAGGAACGCCGCGAACAGCAACAGAAGGCTTATGACGAGCAACAGAAGTTCATCGCCGAAACGGAAGCCTTCATCGAACGCTTCAAGGGGACGTACTCGAAGACTTTGCAGGTGCAGAGCCGTGTCAAGATGCTGGAAAAGCTGGAATTGCTGGAAGTAGACGAGGAAGATACTTCGGCACTGCGGCTGAAATTCCCGCCTTCGCCCCGTTCGGGCAGTTATCCCGTCACGATGGAAGGTGTCGGAAAGACGTACGGCGATCATGTCGTGTTCCGCAACGCCAACCTGACAATTGAACGTGGCGACAAGGTGGCTTTCGTAGGCAAGAACGGTGAAGGTAAATCGACGCTGGTGAAATGTATCATGAACGAAATCGACCATGACGGCACGCTGACGCTGGGACATAACGTGCAAATCGGATATTTCGCGCAGAATCAAGCCTCGCTGATGGACGAAAACCTCACGGTTTTCCAGACGATTGACGACGTGGCAAAAGGAGAAATCCGCAACAAGATACGCGACTTGCTGGGCGCCTTCATGTTCGGCGGGCCGGAAGAGTCTATGAAGAAAGTGAAAGTGCTCTCGGGTGGCGAACGTACCCGTCTGGCAATGATCAAGCTCCTGCTGGAACCGGTCAACCTCCTGATTCTGGACGAGCCGACCAACCACCTCGACATGAAAACCAAAGATATCCTCAAGCAAGCGCTGATGGATTTCGACGGCACCCTGATCGTCGTTTCGCACGACCGTGACTTCCTTGACGGACTGGTGACCAAGGTCTACGAGTTCGGCAATAAGAAGGTGACGGAGCATCTTTGCGGCATCTACGAATTCCTCGAAAAGAAGAAAATGGATTCGTTGCAGGAACTGGAAAAGAAATAATAAACAATAAAAAGACATTATCTGCTTTAGGTGAAAGAAAAAGTATTTGTATATTTGTCACATAATATCTGAAACAGATAATTTAAAATGGATGAAACGAGGCAGTTATACATTATAAGCGGATGCAACGGAGCTGGTAAAACAACAGCTTCTTATACTGTACTGCCCGAAATATTATTGTGCAAAGAATTTGTCAATGCAGACGAAATAGCCAAAGGACTATCGCCTTTCAATCCGGAAAGCATGGCTATCGAAGCCGGACGTCTGATGTTGAAACGTATTGACGAACTATTGGCTACAAGAACCAGTTTCTCCATCGAAACGACATTAGCGACTCGCTCGTACACACGGCTCATCACAAGAGCACAGAGTGCCGGATACAAAGTAAGCCTGATCTATTTTTGGCTAAACTCTCCGGAACTTGCTGTCAACCGTGTATTGCAACGGGTCAACGAAGGCGGGCATAACGTGCCCATTGATACAATCTACCGCCGCTATCAGGCAGGCATAAACAACCTGTTCCGAATATATGCGCCACGTGTAGACTATTGGCTATTAGCAGATAACAGTGTTTCTCCCCGAGTGATTGTAGCCGAAGGCTGCCAGCAAGGTGAGGACCGGATATACGAACTTGAACTTTTTAATCGCATCAAGAGTTATGTCAAATAATGAAATGCAAGAATTGAGTGATAAACTGCGGCGCGGGCTCCAACTGGCCGAACAACGGCTACTGGAAAGAAATGCCCGTCACGGAAAACTCCTCAGTCAAGGGACGCCCGATGGAAAAGTGATTTACGTCTCCGCCACAGAATTGCTCGAACGCTTGCAGAAGCAAGAAAAAGAGAAAAGTAAAGAGTCGGAAAAAGAATAATTGAAGTTTTATAATAAAGCAACAACCGGAGCTCTATAATAAAGTAAAAAGATATTGGAAGTTTTACAAAATTAGAAAGCTCTATATAAATAAAGGATGAAAGGGAAGAAACGATTCATAGTAACGATGCTATTCTTTATCAACATCATTATGTTGGTAGCCGCCGTTATTCCCCATCACCACCACCCCAACGGGATGATCTGCATGAAGCAGGACCAACCGGTAGAGCAGCAATGCCCCAACCACCATCATCACCCCGCAAGCGATTCATGTTGCAGCAGCGAATGCATGACCCGCTTCCACTCTCCCATCCCCTCCGTGCACACGGACAGCGGACCGAATTACGTATTCGTCGCCACCCTGTTTACGGATACGATCATCGAACATTTATTACGACCGCAGGAAAGACGAGTCAAAAATTACTACATCTATCGTGAATCCCTGCACGGTACGAAAATACCTCGTACCTCCTCACTTCGGGCCCCTCCCTACTCTGTTTTTGCATAATGACGTAAATGCAAGCAAGTTGCATCTGCGTTACTCTATCTTTGTAGCGTACAAAAACAGTAAAACTTAGTAGGAAAACAACATTTATGAAGAAACTTATCTTTATAGGAGTCATGGGATTATTCGTCCTGGGCTCTTGCAATAGTAAAAATACTGGTCATGAAGGGCATGACCACGAGACCGTCACACACAATCATGATGAACACGAAGGACATGACCACGAAGCGGAAGGTCATGACCACGAAGCCGAAGGAGCCGACCATTCACACGAAGGTGAATGCAGCGGAGGACACGATCACGGCAAAGCTGCCACCAGCGAACCCGCCGACGAGCACAGCGATGAAATCATCCTCCCGAAAGCGAAAGCTAACGCTGCCGGTGTAAAGGTAAATGCTATCACACCGGCCCCCTTCCAGCAAGTCATCAAGACAAGCGGACAGGTACTCGCTGCCCAAGGCGACGAATCGGTGGCTGTAGCCACGGTGGCCGGAGTCGTTTCTTTCCGCGGCAAGGTGACGGAAGGAATGAGCGTCGGTCGCGGCACTCCGCTGGTGACTATTTCTTCGCACAACATCGCCGACGGTGACCCCGTACAACGTGCCCGAATCGCTTACGAAGTATCCAAAAAGGAATACGAACGAATGAAGTCGCTCGTCAAAAACAAGATTGTGTCCGATAAGGATTTCGCACAGGCGGAGCAGAACTACGAAAACGCCCGTATCAGCTACGAAGCGCTCGCCAAAAACCACTCGGCCATCGGTCAGAATATCACCGCGCCCATTGCCGGATACGTGAAAAGTATTCTGGTCAATGAGGGAGACTACGTAACCATCGGTCAGCCACTGGTCAGCGTGACACAGAACCGCCGGCTTTTCCTCCGTGCCGAAGTATCGGAAAAATACTACCCGTATCTCCGCACAATCAGTTCCGCCAATTTCCGGACACCTTATAATAATGAGGTCTACGAACTGAATGAACTGAGCGGCAGACTGCTTTCCTTCGGGAAAACTTCCGGAGACAACTCTTTCTACGTGCCCGTCACCTTCGAATTTGACAATAAAGGAGAAGTGATTCCGGGATCATTCGTCGAAGTTTATCTGCTTTCCTCCCAACTGGAAAACGTGATATCCGTGCCCCGCACCGCCCTGACGGAAGAGCAAGGCATCTTCTTCGTCTACCTGCAACTCGATGAAGAAGGCTACAAGAAACAGGAAGTGACCCTCGGCGCCGACAATGGCAAAAGTGTACAAATCCTGACCGGAATCAAACCCGGAGACCGTGTAGTGACCGAAGGCGCATACCAAGTTCGCCTGGCAAGCGCAAGCAACGCCATCCCTGCCCACAGTCATGAGCACTAGCGGCAAGGTGCCGCATCCAAGTTCTCTTGCGGCACACACAGAACTCATTTATAGTCACGCAAGTTTATCCCCTGCCCGGCACTGCTCAAAAGTAAACCGGGAGGAACCTAACTTAATCAATGAAATATCATGCTAAATAAAATCATACATTACTCCCTGCACAACCGACTGGTTGTGCTCTGCGCGGCCATCCTCCTGCTTATTGCGGGGACTTACACCGCCATGCACACGGAAGTAGACGTGTTTCCCGACCTGAACGCCCCGACAGTGGTCATCATGACCGAAGCCAACGGTATGGCAGCCGAGGAAGTGGAACAGCTCGTCACCTTCCCCGTCGAAACAGCTGTAAACGGGGCTACCGGCGTGCGCCGTGTCCGTTCTTCTTCGACCAACGGTTTCTCCGTTGTCTGGGTAGAATTCGACTGGGGCACAGATATATACCTCGCCCGTCAGATCGTCAGCGAAAAGCTCGCCGTAGTCAGCGAGTCACTTCCCGTCAACGTGGGCAAGCCGACTCTCGGCCCCCAATCGTCCATCTTGGGCGAAATGCTCATCGTCGGTCTGACCGCCGACTCCACCTCCATGCTCGATCTGCGGACGATTGCCGACTGGACGATCCGCCCGCGCCTGCTCTCCACCGGAGGCGTGGCACAGGTGGCAGTGCTCGGAGGAGACATCAAGGAATATCAGATTCAGTTGGACCCCGAACGGATGCGCCACTACGGCGTATCGATGGGAGAAGTGATGGCCGTCACCCAAGACATGAACCTGAACGCCAATGGCGGCGTACTTTACGAATTTGGCAATGAATATATCGCGCGCGGAGTACTCTCTACCCCCAAAGTGGAAGAACTCGGCAAAGCGGTAGTGAAAACGGTGAACAACTTTCCGGTGACGCTGGAAGACATCGCCGACGTGAAAATAGGTCCCAAAGCCCCGAAACTGGGTACAGCCTCGGAGCGTGGCAAACCGGCCGTACTCATGACCGTCACCAAACAGCCCGCCACCAGCACGCTGGAACTAACGGACAAATTGGAGGCCTCTCTGCAAGACTTACAGAAAAATTTGCCTGCGGACGTCAAAGTCTCCACGGATATTTTCCGCCAGAGCCGCTTTATCGAAAGCTCTATCGGCAACGTGAAAAAGTCTCTTTTTGAAGGAGGAATCTTTGTCGTCATCGTACTTTTCCTGTTTTTGGCCAATGTACGCACTACGCTGATTTCCCTTGTCACGCTGCCGCTTTCACTACTCGTCTCCATCCTCACGCTTCACTACATGGGGCTGACTATCAACACGATGAGTCTGGGAGGTATGGCGATTGCCATCGGTTCGCTGGTCGACGATGCCATCGTCGACGTGGAAAATGTATACAAGCGACTGCGGGAGAACCGTCAGAAGGCGGAAGCCGAACGCTTCAGCACGCTCGAAGTGGTATTCAACGCTTCGAAGGAAGTGCGAATGCCGATTCTTAATTCAACGCTGATCATTGTCGTCAGCTTTGTGCCGCTGTTCTTCCTGAGTGGAATGGAAGGACGTATGCTGGTACCGCTGGGTATCGCTTTCATCGTGGCGCTGTTCGCTTCCACGGTCGTTGCCCTCACGCTGACTCCGGTGCTCTGCTCTTACCTGCTGGGCAGCAACAAGACGAACAAGGAACTGAAAGAATCTTTCGTAGCCCGCTGGATGAAAGGCATTTACGAAAAGGCGCTGACATGGGTGCTGGCTCACAAACGGGTGACACTCGGCAGCACCATCGTCCTTTTCCTGATCGCCTTAGGGGTATTCTTTACGCTCGGGCGCAGCTTCCTTCCTTCGTTCAATGAAGGCTCGTTCACCATCAATATCAGTTCGCTGCCGGGCATATCTCTGGAAGAAAGCAACAAGATGGGACACCGTGCCGAAGAATTGCTGCTGACAATCCCCGAAATACAAACCGTAGCCCGCAAAACGGGACGTGCCGAACTGGATGAACACGCGCTCGGCGTAAACGTTTCGGAAATCGAGGCACCGTTTGAACTGAAAGACCGCCCGCGCAGCGAACTCGTCGCCGAAGTGCGCGAGAAACTCGGAACGATCACCGGAGCAAACATCGAAATCGGCCAGCCCATCAGCCACCGTATCGACGCGATGTTGTCCGGTACGAAGGCAAATATCGCCATCAAACTCTTCGGAGACGACCTGAACAAGATGTTCTCGCTGGGCAACCAGATCAAGGGAGCTATCAGCGACATTCCGGGAATTGCCGACCTCAACGTGGAACAACAAATCGAACGCCCGCAGCTGAAGATACAGCCCAAACGGGAAATGCTGGCGAAATTCGGCATCACCCTGCCGGAGTTTTCTGAATACGTGAATGTGGCGCTGGCAGGAAAAGTGATTTCGCAAGTGTACGAGCAGGGCAAGAGTTTCGACCTCATCGTCAAAGTGAAGGACGACGCACGCGACGAAATGGAGAAAATCCGCAACCTCATGGTCGACACCAACGACGGACGCAAAGTTCCTCTGAACTACGTGGCGGAAGTGGTTTCCTCCATGGGACCGAACACGATCAACCGCGAAAATGTAAAACGGAAAATCGTTATCTCCGCCAACGTTGCCGACCGTGACCTGCGCAGTGTTGTCAATGATATTCAGAAGCAGGTAGACGCCACTATCCAGTTGCCCGAAGGCTACCACATCGAGTATGGCGGACAGTTCGAAAGCGAACAGGCTGCCAGCCGTGTATTGGCGCTGACATCTTTCATGAGTATTGTCATTATTTTCCTGTTGCTTTACCACGAGTTCCGCAGCGTCAAGGAGTCCGGCGTGATCTTGCTGAACCTGCCTCTGGCATTGATCGGCGGCGTTTTTGCGCTTGTCATCACGACCGGCGAAGTAAGCATTCCGGCAATTATCGGTTTCATCTCGCTGTTCGGTATCGCGACCCGCAACGGTATGCTGCTCATCAGCCACTACAACCACTTGCAGCAAGTGGAGGGACTGAACGTATACGACAGCGTGGTACAAGGCTCTCTCGACCGTCTGAATCCGATCCTGATGACAGCTCTCTCCTCTGCGCTGGCACTGATACCGCTGGCTCTGGGCGGTGATCTGCCGGGCAACGAGATTCAAAGCCCGATGGCCAAAGTGATTTTAGGCGGACTTTTAACATCTACTTT
This sequence is a window from Bacteroides thetaiotaomicron VPI-5482. Protein-coding genes within it:
- a CDS encoding response regulator, with product MEGGQTNEFRPLILVAEDDDSNFKLIKAIIGKKCDIQWAKNGEEIVALFKEYGNEAKAILMDIKMPVMNGLDATKIIRGENKEIPIIMQTAYAFSSDKENAMNAGASEVLVKPITLSILRNTLTKYFPELVW
- a CDS encoding ABC-F family ATP-binding cassette domain-containing protein; translated protein: MISIDGLAVEFSGTTLFSDISFVINEKDRIALMGKNGAGKSTLLKILAGVRQPTRGKVSAPKDCVVAYLPQHLMTEDGRTVFAETAQAFAHLHEMEARIDALNKELETRTDYESDSYMALIEEVSALSEKFYSIDATNYEEDVEKSLLGLGFTREDFQRQTSDFSGGWRMRIELAKLLLQKPDVLLLDEPTNHLDIESIQWLEDFLINNGKAVIVISHDRKFVDNITTRTIEVTMGRIYDYKVNYSQYLQLRKERREQQQKAYDEQQKFIAETEAFIERFKGTYSKTLQVQSRVKMLEKLELLEVDEEDTSALRLKFPPSPRSGSYPVTMEGVGKTYGDHVVFRNANLTIERGDKVAFVGKNGEGKSTLVKCIMNEIDHDGTLTLGHNVQIGYFAQNQASLMDENLTVFQTIDDVAKGEIRNKIRDLLGAFMFGGPEESMKKVKVLSGGERTRLAMIKLLLEPVNLLILDEPTNHLDMKTKDILKQALMDFDGTLIVVSHDRDFLDGLVTKVYEFGNKKVTEHLCGIYEFLEKKKMDSLQELEKK
- a CDS encoding zeta toxin family protein, which encodes MDETRQLYIISGCNGAGKTTASYTVLPEILLCKEFVNADEIAKGLSPFNPESMAIEAGRLMLKRIDELLATRTSFSIETTLATRSYTRLITRAQSAGYKVSLIYFWLNSPELAVNRVLQRVNEGGHNVPIDTIYRRYQAGINNLFRIYAPRVDYWLLADNSVSPRVIVAEGCQQGEDRIYELELFNRIKSYVK
- a CDS encoding DUF6769 family protein, which encodes MKGKKRFIVTMLFFINIIMLVAAVIPHHHHPNGMICMKQDQPVEQQCPNHHHHPASDSCCSSECMTRFHSPIPSVHTDSGPNYVFVATLFTDTIIEHLLRPQERRVKNYYIYRESLHGTKIPRTSSLRAPPYSVFA
- a CDS encoding efflux RND transporter periplasmic adaptor subunit; this encodes MKKLIFIGVMGLFVLGSCNSKNTGHEGHDHETVTHNHDEHEGHDHEAEGHDHEAEGADHSHEGECSGGHDHGKAATSEPADEHSDEIILPKAKANAAGVKVNAITPAPFQQVIKTSGQVLAAQGDESVAVATVAGVVSFRGKVTEGMSVGRGTPLVTISSHNIADGDPVQRARIAYEVSKKEYERMKSLVKNKIVSDKDFAQAEQNYENARISYEALAKNHSAIGQNITAPIAGYVKSILVNEGDYVTIGQPLVSVTQNRRLFLRAEVSEKYYPYLRTISSANFRTPYNNEVYELNELSGRLLSFGKTSGDNSFYVPVTFEFDNKGEVIPGSFVEVYLLSSQLENVISVPRTALTEEQGIFFVYLQLDEEGYKKQEVTLGADNGKSVQILTGIKPGDRVVTEGAYQVRLASASNAIPAHSHEH
- a CDS encoding efflux RND transporter permease subunit, with amino-acid sequence MLNKIIHYSLHNRLVVLCAAILLLIAGTYTAMHTEVDVFPDLNAPTVVIMTEANGMAAEEVEQLVTFPVETAVNGATGVRRVRSSSTNGFSVVWVEFDWGTDIYLARQIVSEKLAVVSESLPVNVGKPTLGPQSSILGEMLIVGLTADSTSMLDLRTIADWTIRPRLLSTGGVAQVAVLGGDIKEYQIQLDPERMRHYGVSMGEVMAVTQDMNLNANGGVLYEFGNEYIARGVLSTPKVEELGKAVVKTVNNFPVTLEDIADVKIGPKAPKLGTASERGKPAVLMTVTKQPATSTLELTDKLEASLQDLQKNLPADVKVSTDIFRQSRFIESSIGNVKKSLFEGGIFVVIVLFLFLANVRTTLISLVTLPLSLLVSILTLHYMGLTINTMSLGGMAIAIGSLVDDAIVDVENVYKRLRENRQKAEAERFSTLEVVFNASKEVRMPILNSTLIIVVSFVPLFFLSGMEGRMLVPLGIAFIVALFASTVVALTLTPVLCSYLLGSNKTNKELKESFVARWMKGIYEKALTWVLAHKRVTLGSTIVLFLIALGVFFTLGRSFLPSFNEGSFTINISSLPGISLEESNKMGHRAEELLLTIPEIQTVARKTGRAELDEHALGVNVSEIEAPFELKDRPRSELVAEVREKLGTITGANIEIGQPISHRIDAMLSGTKANIAIKLFGDDLNKMFSLGNQIKGAISDIPGIADLNVEQQIERPQLKIQPKREMLAKFGITLPEFSEYVNVALAGKVISQVYEQGKSFDLIVKVKDDARDEMEKIRNLMVDTNDGRKVPLNYVAEVVSSMGPNTINRENVKRKIVISANVADRDLRSVVNDIQKQVDATIQLPEGYHIEYGGQFESEQAASRVLALTSFMSIVIIFLLLYHEFRSVKESGVILLNLPLALIGGVFALVITTGEVSIPAIIGFISLFGIATRNGMLLISHYNHLQQVEGLNVYDSVVQGSLDRLNPILMTALSSALALIPLALGGDLPGNEIQSPMAKVILGGLLTSTFLNGFIVPIVYLMMHRQRSAGANSPCGVPAEQA